The nucleotide sequence CCTACTGTTGAGGATATGGATTTGATTGTTGATTTTATAAAATATCATACTTCTAAGGATAGAGAGGTTGTTGTTTCGTGCATTGGTGGGCATGGAAGGACTGGAACTGTCTTAGCTGTTTGGGCTGAATTGAATGGGATTGAAAACCCAATAGAGTACGTTAGAGAGTGTTATTGTGGGTGTGCAGTTGAGACAGAAGAGCAGGAGGAGTTTGTGAGGGAGTATTTGAGGATGAGGAAGAGGATATAACTATTCTAAAATTTTTTATAATTTTTATATTAAGGTTTTATAATTGAAAATAATAAAGTGGGGAAGAAAATGAGTAAGTTAGATGTTAAAAAAAGAAATGAACTAATGGGAATTTAAAGCCCCTATATTCACAGAATACGAGGTAAGAAAAATATTAGTGAAGGATAATACTGTAATAGTAGGATGCAAGAACAATTTGGCTTATGCTTTAAATTTAAAAACAGGAAGAGACAGTGTATATTCAATAACTACAAAAGATGACATTGTGATAGTGGGATGTAGTTATGATGAAGATGTAGGTTATGCGGATGTTAAAATAAAGTTTATGCTTTTAACTTAAATAAGATAATTTAAAACTAATGTTTCCTTAATAAACATAAAATGACTGCTATCTTTTTCTCTCTTTAGCCTTCATACTCAACAGTTGCATTTTTTATATTAAACTCTTTTCCTCCAGATAGCTTTAACCTTATACTTTTACAATTTGGACAGTAGATTTCAAATTCATCTATTATCTCTGCTTCTCCTTCATATCCACAATCTAAACATTTGCATTTTGGTTTTATAAATTCAACATTAATTTTAGCATTCTCGCAGATAGTCCCTTCTGCAATAACTTCAAATGCAAATTTCAATTGCTCAACATTGATAAATGTTAGTTCTCCAACTTCTAAGTTAATTTCACTAACTTTCTTTATCTTTTTTCCTTTTTCTTCCTCTTTTTTTACGCTATTAAGTATTGCTTCAAGTATAGCTGTGGCATAGGACAATTCATGCATGGTTATCACTTATCTTCATTCAATTCAAGAGCTTCAGCAACAATTTCTTTAACTTTTTCCTCCTTATTTTTTGGAGCAAATATTTTGAAGTTGAAAACAGTCCTTATAACATCATCCCCATCTATAACTCTACACTCTCCTAAATAAGCTCTCTGCTTATCAAACCTAACATAAAATTTGTTATCCTCAACTCTTAAGTGTAAATCTTTTTTTAACTTATTTAAATTTCTCTCATCAGATTTTATCAAATCCATAATATGTTTGAATATCTTCTTAGCTTCCTTTCCTTCAACACCTACATTGATAATTTTTATTGGGTTTCCAAAGTATCCCTGTGTTTCAACAACTTCTAAATTTATTTTCTCCTCATCAACATCCTCTGGAATAAAAAACTCTATAGCCTCTAAAACCTTATCCTCATCCTCTGTAGCATGCACTATTGCACTAATTTTTATAGAATTTAGCATAGTAACACCTTTTTTGAAATTAATAAATATCTCTCCAATAAAATGAAAACATTAAAGAAATAATTAATTAACAATTAATATAAAAAAAGTTAAAACTATAAAAATTTATTTAGCTAAAACAATCTCAATTGTTGAGACATTAACTTCTCTTCCATCTGGATTCTTCACTTTGTCTGTTCCTATCTCTATTTTTTTAACTTTTATGTCTTTTATAAATCTGTTTCTTATCATCTCTGCAACATCTACTGCTTTATTGATAGCTTTTCCTCTTGCTTTTATTATCACTTCATCATTGCTTGTTAGCTGTGTAAGAACTGCTACAACGTAGTTCATCACTGGCTTCTTCCCTATTAACACTACATTATCCATGCTCCCAACCTTTCTGAGTTATCTGTTGTGGTATATTTTAGGAGCATATAGAATTAACTCCATTACCTATTTATATTTTTCATCCAATTAACAACCCTCTTTATCCCCTCTTTCAAATCAACCTCTGGTTCCCAACCCAATGACTCTGCCTTTTTTATATCCAAATAAATTCTATAAACTTCTCCTTCTCTTGGTTTGTCATATATTGCATTCCCTTTAAATCCAATTTCATTTTTTATTATATTAAATAATTTATTTACTGATGTTTCTTTTCCAGTGCCTATATTAACTGTCTCATTTTTCCAATTTAATGCCATAATATTTGCTTTTGCAACATCTCCAACATAAACAAAATCTCTTGTTTGATTCCCATCTCCAAAAATAATTGGATTTTCATTTTTTAACATCTTGTCTATAAATATACTAATAACCCCTGCCTCTCCTTTTGGGTCCTGCCTTTCTCCATAAACATTTGAGTATCTTAAAATTGCATATTCAATTCCATATAAACGGTTGTATAACTTGATATATTCCTCCCCAACATATTTGCTTAGTCCATAAGGGGATAGAGGATTTATTGGATGATTTTCATCAACTGGAAGATAATTCGGTTCTCCATACACTCCAACGGATGATGCAAATATTATTTTATTTATGTCATACTTTCTCATAAACTCCAAAATATTTGTAGTTCCTAAAACGTTGATATCTCCATCATATATTGGATTTTCAACAGAGCTTCTAACGTTTATCTGAGCTGCTTGATGGATTACAACTTCAATATCTTTAAAATTAATTTTTTTATCTAAATCCTTATCTCTTATATCTGCATTTATAAACTCTGCCTTTGGATTTATGTTATTTTTATTTCCTGTTGTTAGATTATCTAAAATAATTACATCATAATTGTTTTCAATTAGCTTATCTACAATATGGCTACCAATAAAACCTGCCCCTCCAGTAACTAATATCATTTTTTCACCAAAAATTAATAAAAAATCATAAGGAATTAGCTTAATGACTCAATTAACTTTCTTCCAGCTTCTTCCATTGATGTTTCATAAGGTATTCCATGCTCTTCCAATATTTTTCTTCCAATCTCTTCATTAGTTCCCATCATTCTAACAGCAAATTTTATATTTGGATGTTCTTTTAAAACCTCAACAATTCCTTTTGCAACTTCATCACATCTTGTAATTCCTCCTAAAATATTAATAAATATTCCCTTAACATTTTTATTCTCTAAAACTTTTCTTAAAGCTAATTTTACTGTTTCAGTATCAGCCCCTCCTCCAATATCTAAGAAGCAAGCTGGTTTTCTGCCAAGGTTATTTATAACATCCATACTTGCTAATGTTAAACCTGCCCCATTACCTATAATAGCAACATCTCCATCTAACTCAACATAGGCAAATGGCAATTTTTCTTTATTTTTGTATTCTTCAAATATCTCATAATTATGTCTAAATGCTGCATCGTCATCTAAATGGATAACAGCATCAGCAGCATAGGCATTTCCATCTTTAGTTATAACTAAAGGATTTATTTCAACCATTGTAGCATCTAACTCTTTAAAGATTTTATATAATTTATAAATAATGTCAGCAACTTTTCCAATCTCATTACTTGGCACTTTTGCCTCTTTAACTATCCACCTTGCTATATATGGAAGGAATGGTTTTTTAACATCTATATGATATTTTATAATTTTCTCTGGCTCTTTTGATGCAACTTCTTCAATATCCACTCCTCCTTCAGTTGAGAAAATAATTAGTGGTTTTTTAGCATCTCTATCAATAATAATTGATACATAATATTCCTTTTCTATTGGTAATTTCTCTTCAACTAAAATTTTTTCTACTTTTTCTCCTTTGATTTCTTTATTAAATAGTTCTTCTGCTTTCTTTATGAATTCTTCTTTATTTGATGCAAATAAAATTCCCCCTGCTTTTCCTCTTCCACCAACTAAAACCTGAGCTTTTAAAACAACATCTTTTTCAATCTCTATTCTGTTTAAATCATCTTCCTTATACACTAAAAAACTTTCTGGGACAGGGATACCATACTTTTTAAATATATTTTTAGCCTCATATTCATGTAGTTTCATTCTATCACCTTAAATAATATAAATTCTCTTTAATGCTAATTTTTAATGTAAATAGTCATATAAAAAATTTGGTGGTATAATGCAGATTCCTAAAACACATCCAAGATACGAATCTTTAATGAAGAGAGAAAAGGTAATTGAGGCATTAGATAAAGGGATTTTAGCTAAAGCTGGATTAATAGCTCATGGTAGAGGTGAGATGTTTGATTATTTAATTGGGGAAAAAACAACACCAATAGCATTAGAAGCAATAAAAGCTGCTGCTGCTATGTTAATTTTAGCTAAAAATCCAGTGATAAGTGTTAATGGAAATACAGTGGCTTTGGCAATAGATGAAGTTGTTGAATTAGCTAAGGAATTAAATGGAAAGATAGAGGTTAATTTATTTTATAGGACTAAAGAGAGAGAATTGGCTATAAAAAAAGCTTTTGAAGAAAAATTTAAAGATGATATTGAGACAGGAAAGATAAAAATCTTAGGAATTGATGATGCAAATAAACAGATTCCAAACTTGGACAGCTTGAGAGGAAAGGTTTCAGAAGAGGGGATATTTAGTGCAGATGTTGTTTTAGTCCCGTTAGAGGATGGGGATAGAGCAGAAGCTTTAGTTAATATGGGTAAAAAGGTTATAGCGATAGATTTAAATCCATTATCAAGAACTGCAAGAAAATCTACCATAACAATAGTGGATGAATTAACAAGAACTTTACCTTTATTAATCAAATATGTTAGAGAATTTAAAAATAAAGATAGAGAAGAGCTTTTAAAGATTGTAGATGGCTTTGACAACAAGAAAAATTTGAAAGAGATGATTGAGTATATAGCTGAGAGATTAAAAAATCTAAGCTTGGATGAATTATAGATTTTGGGATAAACATGAAAATAGTTTGGTGTATTACAGGGGCTGGGCATTTATTAAGAGAGAGTTTCCAAGTAATGAAAAAATTAAAGGAAGAAATTGAAGATTTGAAGGTAACTACTTTAGTTTCAAGAGCAGGGGAAGAAGTTGTGAAGATGTATGGTTTGTTTGGGGAACTATATAATATTTCCAATGGAAATTATTATGAAGAGCTAATTTTAGAGAGAGAACATCCGTATTCATCACCAATTACTGGAAGATTAAGCTTGGGAAAATATGATTACTTAATTTGTTCCCCAGCTTCTGGAAATACTGTTGCTAAGGTAGTTAATGGAATAGCTGACAGCTTAGTAACAAATGCTATTGCCCAAGCAGGAAAGGGGTTTGTTAAGTCTTTAATCGTGCCTGTTGATTATAAAGAAGGGATTGTTATAACAAAACTTCCATATTCAATAGACAAAAAGAAATGTAAGCTCTGTTTAAAATGTATAAAAGTTTGTCCAAATGGTGCTATAGTTAAGAGAGAAGATTTTGTTGAGATATCACTACCTAAATGCTTAGGATGTGGAAATTGTAAAAAAGTTTGCCCATACAATGCAATAATTGAAGGAAAAGAGGTTAAGATGAGAGTTAGAAAAATAGATGCTGAAAATACAAGAAAATTAAAAGAATTGGAAGATGTTATTGTATTAAAGCATCCTTATGAGATTTTAGAGTTTTTTAAGATTAAATAAATTATTTTTTCTTTAATTTAATAATACATGTTTCAGCTGGCTTTAAATTCATTTGATAACCTAATTTATATTTTAAAGTTTCACTTATAAATCCTATTAATAACCCACCCCAAGGACATGCTGTTCCTCCAAATTCATAGCCACAAATTCTTTTTGGACAGAGATTACATTTTGATATTTTTACAATAATTTCATCTCCTTCTTCATCTATTTCTATATTTGCAAAATTTAATTCTTTAAAAAATTTTTCAATATCTTTAATATCTTTAAATTCATAACCTTCATTCATTGCATAAATTCCCAACTCCCTTCCAGCATAAGAACCTGCCATGTTACTTAAGCTTTGAGCCCCATGTCCGGTAATTAACTTTAACCCTACAGAATATCCTATAATTACAGCTGAAGCTATAGAAGGGCATGGAGTGTTTCTTGTTCTTCTTATCTTATATAGAACCACCATATCACCTATGTAGTATTACTTATACAGGTGTATGATAAAATAAATAATTATATATATTTTTTCGGACAATATTTGGACATTTTATTGAGTTTAAGTAAAAATATTTAGAATTTGAAGAAATTTAACTGAAATAATATAATAAAATTAAATTATTTAGGAGGGGTATTAATGGAATTTATTATCAAAGCTAAAGGACATAAAAATGTCTCGGCAACTCATAAAACAACCTTGGAGATTACAAAAGAAGATTATTTAACACCAACTGGACATTGCATTATAGGAATAGAGGCAGATAAATCTATGACTGATTTTAGTGAAGAATTTAAGGAAAAGCTTAGAAATGCTAAAAAAATAATTGTAGAGATTGAAGTTGAAGGAATAAAAGACACTATAATTGGAGAGGGGCATAAAGATTTAATTTTAAATCATCCAACAGATATTGTTATTAGAAAGAGTAATTACATATGCCCAAGAACGTTAATGATTAATGCAAATAAATCAGCAAAAGATATTAATAGAGAGATAGTAAAAAAATTAAAAGAAGGGAAAGAGTTAATTTTTAAGATAATTGTCTAAAGGTGAAAAGATGAAGATAAAAGTTGGTGTCTTAGGAGCTACTGGAAGCGTGGGGCAGAGATTTGTCCAATTATTGGCAGACCACCCAATGTTTGAGTTAACAGCTTTAGCAGCATCAGAGAGAAGTGCTGGGAAAAAGTATAAAGATGCATGCTACTGGTTCCAAGATAGAGATATTCCAGAAAATATAAAAGATATGGTTGTGATTCCAACAGACCCTAAGCATGAAGCATTTGAAGATGTTGATATTGTCTTCTCAGCTCTACCTTCAGATTTAGCTAAAAAGTTTGAACCAGAATTTGCTAAGGAAGGTAAATTGGTTTTCTCTAACGCATCAGCTTATAGAATGGAAGAAGATGTTCCATTAGTAATTCCTGAAGTTAATGCAGACCACTTAGAATTGATAGAAATTCAGAGAGAAAAGAGAGGATGGGATGGGGCAATTATAACAAACCCTAACTGCTCAACAATTTGTGCTGTCATAACATTAAAACCAATAATGGATAAATTTGGCTTAGATTCAGTAATTATAACAACATTGCAGGCAGTTAGTGGAGCAGGTTATAATGGCGTTCCTTCAATGGCAATTTTAGATAATTTAATTCCATATATTAAAAATGAAGAAGAAAAAATGCAAACAGAGAGCTTAAAGCTGTTAGGAACTTTAAAAGATGGTAAGGTTGAGTTTGCTAACTTTAAATTAAGTGCTTCATGTAATAGAGTTGCAGTTATAGATGGGCATACTGAGAGCATATTTGTCAAAACAAAAGAAGGGGCTGAGCCAGAAGAGATAAAAGAGGTTATGGACAAATTTGACCCATTAAAAGACTTAAACCTTCCAACCTATGCTAAACCAATTGTTATTAGGGAAGAGATAGATAGACCACAACCAAGATTGGACAGAAATGAAGGAAATGGAATGAGTATTGTTGTTGGTAGAATCAGAAAAGACCCAATATTTGATGTTAAATACACTGCGTTAGAGCATAACACAATTAGAGGAGCTGCTGGGGCAAGTATATTAAATGCTGAATACTTTGTTAAAAAATACTTATAAATTAAAAAATCTTTTTTTATTTCCATTTCATATTTCTTAGAATTTCTTCAGCTATTTTTGCTTGAGTATATCTCAATCATATTAAGATTATATTATAAGATATAAGGTGTAAAAAATGCAACCATATTTTACTATTAAAGATTTGGTAGAATTCATTAACATTAAAGATGATGCAAAAGGCCAAATTTTTGAATTAATAGTTTGGCTAGCTTTAAGAGAAGAATTTGAATTAGAAAAATGTGAGTTATTTGATTTTAAAATTAAAGGGACTAAAACTTATATTGAATGTAAGTATAACTCATTACTCTACCCCAACAGATACAATAAAGAATATTGTCAAGTTTATGGAATACTAAAAAAATATCTTGATGGAGAGTTAGAAAGAATTTATCTTGCAACTACAAAACAAGTAAAAGTAGGAACTAAAGGACTTAAAAAATTAATTAAGAAATATAATATAAACGGGTTTAGGTTTTACATTTACGAACTCGATATTTTATATTTTGCAAAACAGGCAATAGTATCTCTACCAATACCTTCAAATATGGTAAATTATTTGATATCTCTACCTGACAACGAATTTTTAAAAGAAGCTGAGAAAATAATTCAAAGATATGAAGAAAAAATAAATAATGAAGCACTGATGATATTACGCAATATTGGATAAATATATTGACTGTATGGATAAAAGATAGGTTATTCTCTTCCCAATATCTTTTCAAACTTAACTTCAGTTGGATATTCTCCAGTTACACAAGCTAAACATAAATCTTTTCTACCTATTGCTTTAACTAATCCCTCCAATGATAAATATCCAATAGAATCTACTCCAATAGCTTTTCCTATCTCTTTTTCTGTTTTATTTGAAGCAATAAGTTCTTTTTTAGTTGCCATGTCTATACCATAATAGCAAGGAGATATAATTTTAGGACTTCCTATTCTTAGATGCACTTCCTTTGCTCCAGCCTTTCTAACCATATTTACAATCCTTCTTGAAGTAGTACCTCTAACAATACTATCATCAACTAAAACAACCCTCTTCCCTTCTAATACACTTTTTACTGGACTTAACTTTAACCTTACAGCCAACTCTCTCTCATTCTGTGAAGGTAGAATAAAAGTCCTTCCAACATATCTGTTTTTTATTAAACCTTCATAGTATGGAATCCCTGACTCTTCAGAAAACCCTAAGGCAAACGCTACACCAGAATCTGGAATTGGAGATACAACATCAGCATCTACTGGATGTTCTTTAGCCAAAATCTTTCCAATTCTTTTTCTAACCTTATAGACGCTAACCCCATCAATTGTTGAGTCAGGTCTTGCAAAATACACATACTCAAACATACATGTTGTAGCTCCATTATATATGCATGGAACATTAGCATTTACAGGATTGTATTCAGAAACATCATAATCCAATTTATGAGATATCATTTCACCATTTTTAATTTCAATAATCTCTCCTGGTTCTACATCCCTAATAAATTCAGCATCTAAGGTTGTTAATGCACAATCCTCAGATGATATGTAAATATTGCTCTCATCTCTTCCAATACACAATGGTTTAAAGCCCCATGGGTCTCTTACTGCTATTAAAGAATCATTAAACATTATTAAAAGTGAATAAGCACCTACAAGTTTTCTCAATGTATTTTTTATTGCTTCAATCTTATCAGATGTTTTTAACAACTCTCTAACTAAAAGTTGAGCTATAACTTCAGAGTCAGTTGAAGAAGTGAATATATGCCCCTTCATCTCTAATTCTCTTCTCAATTCATTTGAATTTACCAAATCTCCATTATGGGCTATAGCTATATTACCAAATGAGCTTTTAACAACAAACGGCTGGCAGTTCTCAACAGCCTTTCCTCCAGTTGTTGAATATCTTACATGTCCAATTCCAATGTATCCAAATAAGTTTTGCAATATCTCATTTTTAAAAACATCTGTAACTAATCCAATATTTTTGTAATAGTGTATATTTTTTCCATCACTTGTAGCAATTCCAGCCCCTTCCTGTCCTCTGTGTTGTAAAGCAAACAACCCATAATAAATTTTCTTAGCTACGTTTAGTTTTTCATAAGAGTAGACTCCAAATATCCCGCACATGTTAAAAACCCTTTTTAATTTTTTGTTGTTAGATTTAATCAATAAATAAAAGAATAAAAAATTAAGTAGACTAAAAAGCTAAAATTAAAACTCTATTTACTCTAATATGATGAACTTATCATTATACTTTACAACAGATTTGCCAACAACCTTATTTCCATTAACTTCTAAGCTATCAACAACTCTACCTATTATCTGAGCTGGAATATTATATTTATTTGATATCTTTATAACTTTGTCAGCATCTTCTTCATCAACAATTACACAGAATCCAATACCCATATTAAATGTTCTAAACATCTCTTCATCTGGCACATTACCTAATCTTTGAATCTCCTTAAATATTGGCAATGGTTCTGGAAGGTTATCTATATAATAAGTTACTTTATCATTCAATCTTTTAAGCTTTCTAAAGCTACCTCCAGTTATGTGGGCTAAACCTTTAACCTCTATATCTTTATCTCTAACCATCTCTAAAACTGGCTTCACATAAATTCTTGTTGGTGTTAAAAGCTCTTCAGCAACTGTTTTTCCATAAGAGAGTTTATCATAAACATCCATCTTAGCTATGTCAAAAAATACTTTCCTTGCCAATGATAACCCATTGCTATGTATTCCAGAGCTTCTTAATCCAACAATTACATCTCCTGGTTTTACATCTTTTCCAGTTATGATTTCATCTTTTTTAACTATTGCTAAAACAGTCCCCGCTAAATCAATGCCTTTAATCATGTCTGGTAATGTTGCTGTCTCTCCACCAACTATGTTTATATTAGCCTCTTTAGCTCCTTCATTTAAACCTTTTCCTATTTGCTCAGCTATCTCTTCAGTTATATGTCCAACTGCTAAGTAATCAACCAAAGCAACTGGCTCTGCTCCAATACAGATGGCATCATTTACATTCATTGCTATCATGTCTATTCCAACTGTATCAAATTTATTAGCCATTTCAGCAACTATCATCTTACTTCCAACACCATCTGTTGATAGAACTAAATAGTAATCTCCAAACTCTACTGCCCCTGCATAATGCAATCCTAACTCAGCAGGCTTTATATCAGTTCTTTTAAATGTTATCTGTGAAACTAAAGCTTTAATCACTCTATCTTCATGTGATATATCTACTCCTGCATCTTTGTAAGTAACCATAATATCTCCTCAGATTATTTTTTGCTTAAGAAACTTTATTTTTTATTTTTTTAATAAAACATTATCCCCTACATCGACACCAATATTTTCAGCAACAGGTCTGCATTTTGCCTTTAATATATAATAAACTGGCTTACCTATTCTATCTCCATATTCTGTTAAACTTTCATAATTACCCATTCCTTTGGCAATGATTAAATCAGCACTTTCAAACTCTTTCAAAAATTCTTCTGAACACTCTTCTAAAATAATCCCAATGATATCTGAGCCAGTTGTTATAACCTTAGCTATCTCATCAATTTTAGCTATCTTTGCATCTTCTAATGTTGCATCATTTAGAATTGGTTTTCCTTTAACTACTGCAACGATATCTTTATCATATTTTTTAATCTCTTCCATTAAAACCCTATCAAAAATAATCTCTCCAGCGTTATCACATATGTACAAAATCTTTTTTATATCTTTATTCTTTAAATCATTTAAAAGCTCTTTGCTATTATCTATCTTTAACTCTCCATTTAATGTATCTTCAATTAACTTTTCAATATTTATCTCTGTGCTGTAAGCCCCAAAATCTATAACGTTTCCTGCAATTGTTGCTAAAACCTTCTTTCTCAATCTCTCAAGCTCATCATCTGTATTACTCATCTCTCTAACTTTATCCAAATACTGTAAAGCTATTTTGTTTGCCTTCTCTTTCAAATTTTTATAAGGGTCGTTGTTATTACTAATTTTCTTTAAATATCTATGAACTATAGTCCCCATCCATGCCGGAACGGCATTTTCACCATAAACATCTTTAATAACTTCCATAGTGCTTTTTATTAATCTAAATTGCTCTCTCTCATCATCTGTTATTTCATTAGCAGCATCAACAACTTGTCTTATTATACAGATAGCACATTCTGGTCTTAACTTCATACTCTCACCATGAAATTTAAGAATTAGTAAGATTAGATAGTAAGATAAGTTATAAATAAATCTTCAAACTCTTAAACAATACGGCGATAAATATGATTAACCTTGAACTATTTAAAGAATTCCTATTAAATCTTATAAAGGAT is from Methanocaldococcus bathoardescens and encodes:
- a CDS encoding damage-control phosphatase ARMT1 family protein; this translates as MKLRPECAICIIRQVVDAANEITDDEREQFRLIKSTMEVIKDVYGENAVPAWMGTIVHRYLKKISNNNDPYKNLKEKANKIALQYLDKVREMSNTDDELERLRKKVLATIAGNVIDFGAYSTEINIEKLIEDTLNGELKIDNSKELLNDLKNKDIKKILYICDNAGEIIFDRVLMEEIKKYDKDIVAVVKGKPILNDATLEDAKIAKIDEIAKVITTGSDIIGIILEECSEEFLKEFESADLIIAKGMGNYESLTEYGDRIGKPVYYILKAKCRPVAENIGVDVGDNVLLKK